The Pseudomonas sp. TH06 genome contains the following window.
GATCCGCGGAATAATCTCTTCCGGCGTACCAATCATCGCCGTCTTATGCAGGCTCTCCAGCTCGAACTCCGGACGCCCGGCAAACTTCTCTTCCGGGCTTGGCGCGAGGAAGCCGTTGACCGGCGTCTCCTTGTTACCAAACCACGCATCGAACGTGCGATAGAAACGTGAGATGGCTTTCGCGCCGATTTTCCAGCCCTCCGGATCATCAGCCGTGTGCACGTGGGTATGACGCAGCACCATCAGTTGTGGGCGCGGTACGTCGGGATTGTTGTCCAGCGCAGTCTGGAATTTGTTCTTCAGGTCGAGAACTTCTTCGTCGCCCTTCATCAGCGGCGTGACCATCACGTTGCAGCCGTTGGCCACGGCGAAGTTGTGCGAATCCGGGTCGCGGGCGGCGATCCACATTGGCGGATTCGGCTGCTGAATCGGTTTTGGCACGCTGGTGGAGGTGGGGAATTTCCAGATATCGCCGTCGTGGGCGTAGTCGCCTTGCCACAGGGCGCGGACCACCGGGACCATTTCGCGCAGGGCCTGGCCGCCGGATGAGGCAGGCATGCCGCCGGCCATGCGATCGAATTCAACTTGGTAGGCGCCACGGGCGAGGCCGACTTCCATGCGGCCGTTGCTGATGACGTCGAGCAACGCGCATTCGCCCGCGACCCGCAGCGGATGCCAGAACGGCG
Protein-coding sequences here:
- a CDS encoding LLM class flavin-dependent oxidoreductase, whose protein sequence is MKFSLFIHMERWDESISHRQLFEDLTELTLMAEAGGFSTVWIGEHHAMEYTISPSPMPLLAYLAAKTTTIHLGAGTIIAPFWHPLRVAGECALLDVISNGRMEVGLARGAYQVEFDRMAGGMPASSGGQALREMVPVVRALWQGDYAHDGDIWKFPTSTSVPKPIQQPNPPMWIAARDPDSHNFAVANGCNVMVTPLMKGDEEVLDLKNKFQTALDNNPDVPRPQLMVLRHTHVHTADDPEGWKIGAKAISRFYRTFDAWFGNKETPVNGFLAPSPEEKFAGRPEFELESLHKTAMIGTPEEIIPRIKYYQELGVDEFSFWCDNSLPHEEKKKSLELFIKHVVPAFR